CCAAACACTTTGATAATCAATAAACTTAACAAagtgcttcctgtctgtgtttcacatTGAATAAAGATTAATATGCCCTCTGTCAGCCACTGTAATTTAGTGTCCTGCTCTTCACTTCTTCACTCCTGAATCAGTTCTCAGGTTACCTTGAGCAGCACATCTCCCTTGAGAGCAGATAAGACACCTGTCACACTCTGCTGTCTGCCACAGTGAGAGCCTTCCCGACTGCCTTCTGCGTCTACGTAGCATGGAGATCAGCCGCTTTTTGCTCGGATTATGCGCCTTTTTCTACTTTTATGGATCTGTTTCAGCAGAGTCCACATGCAAGCTGAAGGCCAAGTTCAACCTGAGCGGCTACAAGGATgtagagaagaagaaggttGTTATTGGGGGGATGTTTCCTGTTCACATGCGTATTGCTTCCACTGATGGCAACACTTCAAGGTTGCCTGTCTCCTCGGGGTGTGAAGGGTGAGTCGACCTCCTTGCATGTCCCTTCTCATCATTGTGACTGTGTTGGCTTAGTTTCTTTTGGCTAAAACTGTAGCACACAATTCTGGACCCTGGACAGGCGTTCTCTATGGGACCCTCCCTGCATCTACGGCTATTCAGTTTAGCATCTTCGTGGGCCTTCCTCACTTGAGGGCCCTGTTTActcagcccccccaccccaccccagtCTTACACACAGATCATAGATAAGTTCACAGGCCAACTAAAGTTgcattatttaatatttttgcccttaaatgagaaatatttttcaggCTTTACATAATTGTATGTATCAACCACACAGTGCACTGCTATGATCTTTTAACCTTGAAGTTTTACCACAGAAATCAAGCAGAGCGGGGCAAGACCTCTGGGGCCAATTAGCAACAGTCTCACATATTATGGAGAAAAGAATTCAACATTAATCAGCAAGTCTGTGAACTCTCCTCTAGTGGCTAATTTAGGTAATAACATCAGAAGACGTAAGTAGTTTGTGTGTATCTTCCTGTCATCAAGTATTTGAATTTTGCACATattctgaatgtgtttttgtttcattcttttAAATCTGAAAGTCAAAGATACTATCTACAGCAGATAAACTGAGTGTTGAGGCCAtaaaggacaaaagaaaaaagtctgagTAAAACATGCTGTCACTATGTCATTACTCTCCCATCATCCTCCAGGTTTAACTTCCGTACCTTCCGCTGGACGCAGACCATGCTGTTTGCCATCAATGAAATTAACAAGAGGAAAGACCTGCTGCCCGACACAGACCTGGGCTACGTCATCTATGACTCCTGCTTCACCATCTCCAAGGCCGTGGAGGGCACGCTCACCTACCTCACAGGCCAAGACGAGGCTGTGCCCAACTACCGCTGCGGGACTGGGCCGCCTTTGGCTGCTTTAGTGGGCGCAGGGGGCTCCGATCTGTCCATCGCCACCGCGAGGATACTTGGACTCTATCACTTCCCACAGGTAGGCCGGTGGTAAGTTTGGACGCttggttgggtatgaaaggagcatcttcgaaaggctcagttgttcacaagcaaggatggagtgaggttcaccactttgtgaacacgtgattggaataaggatgttactgcatgagctcaggaacactttgtaaaactgttgttcGTTACAGAAACCCTTGTGTGTCATCTTCAGGTCAGCTATTCTTCGACCTGCTCCGCTTTGGAAAGTAAGTTCCAGTTCCCCACCTTCCTGAGGACCATTCCCAATGACAAGCACCAGTCTACAGCTATCGCCCAGCTGGTGCTGCACTTCGGGTGGACTTGGGTGGGCACCATAGCCGCTGATGATGATTACGGCAAATATGGCATCAAAGACTTcaaggagcaggtggaggaagcTGGTGTCTGCATCTCCTTCTCTGAGACCCTGCCCAAGGTAAACAGTTGATCTTTCACATGACGCCATGTTTTTTCTAGACATATATTACTACTGATTCCTTCTTTTTACAATCCTCAGGTGAGTTCTCCAGAGGACATCCAGCGTATTGTTCAAACTGTCATTGAGTCCACGGCCAAGATCATTGTGGTCTTCTCATCAGACGTGGACCTCAGTCCTCTTatcacagagctgctccagCACAATGTGACCAACCGCACCTGGATTGCCACCGAGGCCTGGGTCACCTCCGCTCTCATCACACAGCCTGGGGTGAGTGGTCGGTTGAGCGATGATCAAGGAGTGAGAACTCATTGatcaaatgactgaaattacaGTTCCAGATGTTCCATAGCCCCTAACCAACCTGAGCGTTTTTATCCAGGTGAGCTCACTGCTTAGTGGTACCTTGGGCTTTGGTGTAAAAAGAGCTGCCATCCCTGGTCTTCAGCACCATCTACTGGATCTGGACCCCTATGCTGACGATCTCACTGAGGAATTCTGGGAGACGGTGTGTTCATTAAGCTGATTAATTGGGGTGAAGAGTGACCCATCTCCACACATGGCTTTTTGACTAAATTTTGACTAAATGCAGCTAATTATAACATGCCTTGGTTCAGACTGACAATTGCTGTGACAATCAAGTGAAAATCTAAGACGGTGATCATTCAGTGGCAGCTTTAAACTCATCCAGATGACACACAAATCTAAAGAAGTTTGCGTTCTTTTTTGTCTCATAGTTGTTTAACTGCACATTGAGCTACAGTAAAGCTCTGAGGCAGACCAAACAGAGGTCCAAGGGGGTCAACGGCACACTGTCCAGAGCAGCGAGGGGGGTCCCTGATGGGCTGTGTACAGGGAGGGAGTCTCTGGCACAGCTCAATAACACCTACACTGATGTTTCCCAGTTACGGATCACTTACAGGTCAGTTCttgctgtttgtgttgctgctaCAAGTATTACTGATTCTAGTAATGTCACTTTATCtttgtgctgctggagctgcctCCACAGCACCTCCACCACTAAGAACATGCCACCCATAAGGggccagttcacccaaattacaaaaagtAGTGTCTGGCCTGAAGATAGCTTGGTTTTATGTGCCGAGCtgtgaaaaaatacattaaaaaaacagagcatcCCTCCAGAGACACTGTGTGATGCACTGTGAGCTGCCACAGGGACTATTTCTTTGATAGAAAGTAGTTCCAGACTAATGAAGACATCATTTCTGAAAAGGacatgctgcactgtgtgattTGGATGAACTAACCCTCTCATGATTTGGATGATGGAGTGATCAATAATGATAAATATGATGCTGTCTCCCCTCAGTGTGTACAAAGCCGTATACGCTGTGGCCAACGCTCTACACAACCTGGAGCACTGTGAAGAGGGAAAGGGGCCATTCAATGGGAAAGACTGTGCTGACATCACCAACTTTGAGCCATGGCAggtaagctgtgtgtgtgtgtgtgtgtgtgtgtgtgtgtgtgtgtgtgtgtgtgtgtgtgtgtgtgtgtgtgtgtgtgtgtgtgtgtgtgtgtgtgtgtgtgcctacaaCCATTtttatatgcatgtgtttggCTCACATGTGTCTCTCATCCTTAGCTGATGTACTACATGAAGAATGTGCGTTTCACAGTGCCGCACACGGGCGAAGAGATCTACTTTGAAGAAGGGGACATTGAAGGCTTCTATGACATCATTAACTGGCAGTTCAACAGTAACGGGGAGATATCCTACAACACCGTGGGACGCTACAATGGTTCTGCAGCCACAGAAGACAGGATGACCATAATGAATGACTCCATAGTGTGGAACAATGACATGTTGGAGGTCAGCAGCACATTGATTTAGACAACCATTGATCACACACTCTTCTGGGCTATGTTTCATCCTAATCTATATTTATTAAGTTCATTTTCTCTAGaccatctgtgcatgtgtgtgcggcGCATGCATATATGTCTTCATaaatctgtgcatctgtgtgtgtgtgttgcagcctCCTCGGTCAGTATGCAGTGAAAACTGCCAGCCAGGCACCAGGAAGGGAATCCGGCAGGGAGAGCCCGTCTGCTGCTTCGACTGCATCCCGTGTGCTGACGGAGAGATCAGCAACACAACCAGTCAGTATACAGCTTTCAAATTGTACTTTTGTGATTAAAGTCAGTGACTCTTTCTCTAAttaaacaaagaacaaaaggaCATTCAAGACAAGTGTGCAGTTAGTCATATCCTGGTAAATCTGTCAGAAGAAAATctttctgatttattttattacttAACACAACATGTCTTCTTTTGGCTGATACAGCCTGACAGGTTTCAGAGGACAACTGCATCTTCTGAGCCTCTTCCTCTTGATGCTTGGACAGTTTTAAGTCTGATTAATCAAAAGCCCAGAGCACACCAATCAGACACTCTCCTCCAAACACAGCTGTTTCTTCAGTGTGCCACGGCTGTTTGTCCGTGTTTGGAATTGTTTGAAGATGTTCGGTCGGTGCTTTCAAATGGACAGTTACCCCACAGTACACTTCCTGTACGGTTGTTTGGCCAACTTTAGCTAAAAAGTGCGGTGCCCAGCTGTGACTGAGCCTTTTAAAACAACACTTTGTAGATGTTAGTTCATTTCTACACCAGTGTTTGTAACACCCATCCAAAGTAGAAAGGACAAGCTCTGGAAGGTCTCCCCTGGAATTTTATATGAAGATTAATCAAGAGTTATGTTTATTCATATTGTCTACATTCCAATGTGATTCGCAATTCAAAGTGATCATCAGTCACTCCCCTGGAGTCCCTGTAATTAGTATTTTGACGTCCAACAGCCTGTAACACAGCACTGGTGCAACTCGAGAGAAGACTGCAAAACCAGAGCTGTCTTCATTTTCCAGCTCACATGAAGATGAAagcctcctctgtgctgtctgcttAGCAACCACTGCTCGCCTCAGATTTTCTTCTGatattttttgcatgtttggGGACGTCTTGCAGTCAgtatcctctccctctcttcgtTTTGAGGTCATTTTTGAagtcagctgttttgttttaaaatcagATTTGAAGACAACTGCTAACATTACAGTGCTCCCTGCTCTTAGAGAATGTCAGACTGATGTGCCGTGGGCTAAATCTTATTGTATATAatgtttgctgttgctgtttagTGCCAACAAAACAGCAGGGACTGTTTCGAGGGACACACAACATCAGTCTAAACAGCTCCAGACAAACACCACCCTGCAGCCCTCTCATCGCCCCCTCACTGCCTCTCTGACAGATGCTCGTGAATGTATCCTGTGCGGGGAGGACGACTGGTCCAATGATGCTCATGATGCCTGTGTAGCAAAAATCATCGAGTTCCTGGCCTTCGGAGAGCCGCTGGGCATCACCCTCATTGTCATCTCGGCCTTTGGAGGGCTAGTCACCATCGCTGTCGGGGTGAGACTCACATAAGGAACACATACCTCCTGGTGGATGATAAGGAGCTAAAAacttctgtgtttcactgtacTTTTTTCTCCCTTAGGTGGTCTTTATTGTGAACCTTGGCACCCCTCTGGTGAAAGCCAATGATGCCCTGCTGAGTTTCTCGCTGCTCTTCTCACTGGTGGTGACCTTCCTCTGCTCCATCATCTTCCTCGGAGAACCTCAGAACTGGAGCTGCATGACCAGCCAAGTCGCCCTGGCTCTGGGCTTTGCTCTCTGCCTTTCCTCTATCATGGGTGGGCATGCTTATCTTGTACTgttgtgtctatgtgtgtgcatatacacTGTACACCTCGTATAGTCCTCTGTAGTGTTCAGTAAGTCTGTTACTGTACTATCTCTGGGATGCACTTTGCATCTTGCATGCACTTTCTCTGAAACTTATTTCACCCTTTTTGACAGCGATATCAAAATCATGCAATTTTGCTGCATTCTGATGTGCCTTTACTTCAGGTAAGGCAGCAGTGTTGATGCTGCGAGCTCAGGCTCTGAAAGCGGCGCGCGCCAGAAGCAAAGCTGCTGCCAAAGCTGCGAAGGccgcagcagaagcagcagccaaCAGTGGCAGTCCTGACGTCATAGTAACCAACACAAATAACAACATCGATGCCAATGTCGGCCTGAACCCTGAAGTTGACGCTCTCACCTGCGCCCACCAGAGGGCGATAGCTGCTGTGGCAACATTAATACAGGTAAATACACcggagggaaaaaaggaaacttACTGTGACCTCTGAATGTTTGTAACATCTGTGATGATACACTGACATTTCCGTTCTTCCACACAGGCTATAGCGTGCACAGTGTGGCTCATCATCCTCCCCCCTCACTCCATCAAGAACACCTCAGCCCAGAATATAAAGATCATCCTCGAGTGTGATGAAGGCTCTGTGGTCTTCATCTGCTGCATCTTCGCCTATGACATCCTGCTGGCTCTGATGGCCTTCATCTTCGCCTTCATCGCCCGCAAACTGGAGGATCACTTCAGGTGGGAAATACATAGGGTTTGAGTGAAAACAGGAACGTTTAGCAGAACAGTTCATTCACCTGGCATCCACTAAATGGACACAATGGCACACACgcaaaaac
This genomic interval from Chaetodon trifascialis isolate fChaTrf1 chromosome 9, fChaTrf1.hap1, whole genome shotgun sequence contains the following:
- the vmn2r1 gene encoding vomeronasal type-2 receptor 1, with the protein product MEISRFLLGLCAFFYFYGSVSAESTCKLKAKFNLSGYKDVEKKKVVIGGMFPVHMRIASTDGNTSRLPVSSGCEGFNFRTFRWTQTMLFAINEINKRKDLLPDTDLGYVIYDSCFTISKAVEGTLTYLTGQDEAVPNYRCGTGPPLAALVGAGGSDLSIATARILGLYHFPQVSYSSTCSALESKFQFPTFLRTIPNDKHQSTAIAQLVLHFGWTWVGTIAADDDYGKYGIKDFKEQVEEAGVCISFSETLPKVSSPEDIQRIVQTVIESTAKIIVVFSSDVDLSPLITELLQHNVTNRTWIATEAWVTSALITQPGVSSLLSGTLGFGVKRAAIPGLQHHLLDLDPYADDLTEEFWETLFNCTLSYSKALRGVPDGLCTGRESLAQLNNTYTDVSQLRITYSVYKAVYAVANALHNLEHCEEGKGPFNGKDCADITNFEPWQLMYYMKNVRFTVPHTGEEIYFEEGDIEGFYDIINWQFNSNGEISYNTVGRYNGSAATEDRMTIMNDSIVWNNDMLEPPRSVCSENCQPGTRKGIRQGEPVCCFDCIPCADGEISNTTNARECILCGEDDWSNDAHDACVAKIIEFLAFGEPLGITLIVISAFGGLVTIAVGVVFIVNLGTPLVKANDALLSFSLLFSLVVTFLCSIIFLGEPQNWSCMTSQVALALGFALCLSSIMGKAAVLMLRAQALKAARARSKAAAKAAKAAAEAAANSGSPDVIVTNTNNNIDANVGLNPEVDALTCAHQRAIAAVATLIQAIACTVWLIILPPHSIKNTSAQNIKIILECDEGSVVFICCIFAYDILLALMAFIFAFIARKLEDHFSEAKCMTFGMLVFFIVWISFVPAYLSTRGKFMVAVQIFAILASSFGLLTCIFLPKCYILLVKPERNTEEAMRPRAKPRDGTSTGTSASLNTAATEVTATTASTAIDD